One stretch of Arachis hypogaea cultivar Tifrunner chromosome 20, arahy.Tifrunner.gnm2.J5K5, whole genome shotgun sequence DNA includes these proteins:
- the LOC112786602 gene encoding F-box/kelch-repeat protein At3g23880-like, whose amino-acid sequence MAAQHLTAALLLCEVVMEILSWVPAKPLTRLKLVCKSWNSIISHPHFVKLHLHRSPKNAILLSTRTPTFPRDEEKKQGLVLSSVESFIQNPSSTLDAQENRRSLQVEDWVVGSCNGLVCVARFLDPINGIIDIWFHLLNPLTGLISENSPCLRVNVHTAFGFGYDESSDSYKVVTATRDSSGTVTAQVYSFGGSSWKRANSFPAFPFSVEDNGQFIGGTLNWLGLCNPHGDDYDWAAVTLDMLMIVSFDLKLDTNKQILLPKGIDEIPREEPSLGVWGNSLYLLHDYKNTHFIAWQMKEFGDENSWTQLLKISFDHLGVEMLLLPEFIFENGNIFMFMGRHSFEEVFYDRRDNSVKRVNINNLDFDAYDYVESLIQPC is encoded by the coding sequence ATGGCGGCTCAACACCTAACAGCGGCGCTCCTGTTGTGTGAAGTGGTGATGGAGATCCTCTCTTGGGTTCCTGCAAAGCCTCTCACGCGCCTGAAGCTTGTGTGCAAGTCATGGAACTCCATCATCTCCCACCCTCACTTCGTCAAACTTCACCTTCACCGTTCACCCAAAAATGCCATCCTCCTGTCTACGCGAACACCAACTTTCCCCCGCGACGAAGAAAAAAAACAGGGCTTAGTGTTGAGTAGCGTTGAATCTTTCATCCAAAATCCATCATCCACTCTTGATGCTCAAGAGAATCGCCGCTCTCTACAAGTAGAAGACTGGGTTGTGGGTTCATGCAACGGGTTGGTTTGTGTGGCCCGTTTTCTTGACCCCATCAATGGTATTATCGATATCTGGTTCCATTTATTGAACCCTCTCACAGGGTTGATTTCAGAGAACTCGCCGTGCTTACGTGTCAATGTGCATACTGCTTTTGGGTTTGGGTATGATGAGTCAAGTGACAGTTACAAGGTAGTGACTGCTACTCGGGATTCTTCTGGAACAGTAACTGCGCAAGTTTATAGCTTCGGTGGCAGTTCTTGGAAGAGAGCCAACAGTTTCCCTGCTTTTCCGTTTTCTGTTGAAGATAATGGCCAATTCATCGGTGGCACTCTTAATTGGCTAGGTCTCTGTAACCCGCATGGAGATGATTATGATTGGGCTGCTGTTACACTTGATATGTTAATGATTGTTTCTTTTGACCTGAAATTGGATACAAATAAACAGATTCTGCTTCCAAAGGGTATCGATGAGATCCCCCGTGAAGAGCCAAGTCTGGGAGTTTGGGGAAACAGCCTGTATCTTCTTCATGATTACAAGAACACTCATTTTATTGCATGGCAAATGAAGGAGTTTGGAGATGAAAATTCTTGGACTCAATTGCTAAAGATTAGTTTTGACCATCTCGGTGTTGAAATGCTATTGCTACCGGAGTTTATATTTGAGAATGGAAATATCTTCATGTTTATGGGCAGGCATAGTTTTGAGGAAGTTTTTTATGACCGAAGAGATAATAGTGTTAAACGCGTTAATATCAACAATCTTGACTTCGATGCATATGATTATGTTGAAAGCTTGATTCAGCCTTGTTAA
- the LOC112782460 gene encoding F-box/kelch-repeat protein At3g23880-like gives MAAQHPTAAVLLCEVVMEILSWVPAKPVTRLKLVCKSWNSIISHPHFVKLHLHRSSKNAILLFTLTQPLTLGEERKQSIVLSSVESFIQNPSSALDAQENHHSLHVQDWVSGSCNGLVCLARILYHPNNHICDIWFRLLNPLTGFISENSPCLSVSMHTAFGFGYDESSDSYKVVTVIRDSSGTVTAQVYSFGGSSWKRANSFPAFPFSVEDNGHFIGGTLNWLGLRNPHGGAYDWADVTLDMLMIVSFDLKSDTNKQILLPKGIDEIPGQKPTLGVWENSLYFLHDYKNTHLIAWQMKEFGDENSWTQLLKISFHHLGVERLLFPEFIFENGNIFMLRGRHRFEEVFYDRRDNSVKRVNILANNCYFDIFDYVESLIQPC, from the coding sequence ATGGCGGCTCAACACCCAACGGCGGCGGTCCTCTTGTGTGAAGTGGTGATGGAGATCCTCTCTTGGGTTCCAGCAAAGCCTGTCACGCGCCTGAAGCTTGTGTGCAAGTCATGGAACTCCATCATCTCCCACCCTCACTTCGTCAAACTTCACCTTCACCGTTCGTCCAAAAATGCCATCCTCCTGTTTACGCTAACACAACCGCTCACCCTCggcgaagaaagaaaacagagcaTAGTGTTGAGTAGCGTTGAATCTTTCATCCAAAATCCATCATCCGCTCTTGATGCTCAAGAGAATCACCACTCTCTACACGTACAAGACTGGGTTTCGGGTTCATGCAACGGGTTGGTTTGTTTGGCCCGTATTCTTTACCACCCCAACAACCATATTTGCGATATCTGGTTTCGTTTATTGAACCCTCTCACAGGGTTTATTTCAGAGAACTCGCCGTGCTTAAGTGTCAGTATGCATACTGCTTTTGGGTTTGGGTACGATGAGTCAAGTGACAGTTACAAGGTAGTGACTGTCATTCGGGATTCTTCTGGAACAGTAACTGCGCAAGTTTATAGCTTCGGTGGCAGTTCTTGGAAGAGGGCCAACAGTTTCCCTGCTTTTCCGTTTTCTGTTGAAGATAATGGCCACTTCATCGGTGGCACTCTTAATTGGCTAGGTCTCCGTAACCCACATGGAGGTGCTTATGATTGGGCTGATGTTACACTTGATATGTTAATGATTGTTTCTTTTGACCTGAAATCGGATACAAATAAACAGATTCTGCTTCCAAAGGGTATCGATGAGATCCCCGGTCAAAAGCCAACTCTGGGAGTTTGGGAAAATAGCCTGTATTTTCTTCATGATTACAAGAACACTCATCTTATTGCATGGCAAATGAAGGAGTTTGGAGATGAAAATTCTTGGACTCAATTGCTAAAGATTAGTTTTCACCATCTCGGTGTTGAAAGGCTATTATTCCCGGAGTTTATATTTGAGAATGGAAATATCTTCATGTTGAGAGGCCGGCATCGTTTTGAGGAAGTTTTTTATGACAGAAGAGATAATAGTGTTAAACGCGTTAATATCTTGGCCAACAATTGTTACTTCGATATATTTGATTATGTTGAGAGCTTGATTCAGCCTTGTTAA
- the LOC112782461 gene encoding F-box/kelch-repeat protein At3g23880-like codes for MAAQHLTAALLLCEVVMEILSWVPAKPVTRLKLVCKSWNSIISHPHFVKLHLHRSPKNAILLLTLTPALTLDEEEKWGLALTSVESFIQNPSSTLDAQENRHSLHGQDWVSGSCNGLVCVARFLCQPNNDIGDIWFRLLNPLTGFVSENSPCLRVNVHNSFGFGYDESSDSYKVVTVIPDSSGTVTAQVYSFGGSSWKTINSFPAFPFFPEDINGHFIGGTLNWLGLRNPHGADYDWADVTLDMLMIVSFDLKSDTHKQILLPKGIDEIPGQKPILGVWRNSLYLLHDYKNTHFIAWQMKEFGDENSWTQLLKISFHHLGVERLFPAFIFENGNIFMLIGRHRFEVVFYDRRDNSVKHINILANNRYVIAFDYVESLVQPC; via the coding sequence ATGGCGGCTCAACACCTAACAGCGGCGCTTCTGTTGTGTGAAGTGGTGATGGAGATCCTCTCTTGGGTTCCAGCAAAGCCTGTCACGCGCCTGAAGCTTGTGTGCAAGTCATGGAACTCCATCATCTCCCACCCTCACTTCGTCAAACTTCACCTTCACCGTTCACCCAAAAATGCCATCCTCCTGCTTACGCTAACACCAGCGCTCACCCTCGACGAAGAAGAAAAATGGGGCTTAGCATTGACTAGCGTTGAATCTTTCATCCAAAATCCATCATCCACTCTTGATGCTCAAGAGAATCGCCACTCTCTACACGGACAAGACTGGGTTTCGGGTTCATGCAACGGTTTGGTTTGTGTGGCCCGTTTTCTTTGCCAACCCAACAACGATATTGGCGATATCTGGTTTCGTTTATTGAACCCTCTCACAGGGTTTGTTTCAGAGAACTCGCCGTGCCTACGTGTCAATGTGCATAATTCTTTTGGGTTTGGGTATGATGAGTCAAGTGACAGTTACAAGGTAGTGACTGTCATTCCGGATTCTTCTGGAACAGTAACTGCACAAGTTTATAGCTTCGGTGGCAGTTCTTGGAAGACGATCAACAGTTTCCctgcttttcctttttttcctgAAGATATTAATGGCCACTTCATCGGTGGCACTCTTAATTGGCTAGGTCTCCGTAACCCACATGGAGCTGATTATGATTGGGCTGATGTTACACTTGATATGTTAATGATTGTTTCTTTTGACCTGAAATCGGATACACATAAACAGATTCTGCTTCCAAAGGGTATCGATGAGATCCCCGGTCAAAAGCCAATTCTAGGAGTTTGGAGAAATAGCCTGTATCTTCTTCATGATTACAAGAACACTCATTTTATTGCATGGCAAATGAAGGAGTTTGGAGATGAAAATTCTTGGACTCAATTGCTAAAGATTAGTTTTCACCATCTCGGTGTTGAAAGGCTATTTCCAGCGTTTATATTTGAGAATGGAAATATCTTCATGTTGATAGGCAGGCATCGTTTTGAGGTAGTTTTTTATGACCGAAGAGATAATAGTGTTAAACACATTAATATCTTGGCCAACAATCGTTACGTCATTGCATTTGATTATGTTGAGAGCTTGGTTCAGCCTTGTTAA
- the LOC140183293 gene encoding F-box/kelch-repeat protein At3g23880-like, translating to MAAQHPTAALVLCEVVMEILSWIPAKPVTRLKLVCKSWNSIISHPHFVKLHLHRSPNNAILLSTRTPPFPEKERKQGLVLSSVESFIQNPSSTFDAQENRHSLHVQDWVLGSCNGLVCVAHILYKNHICDIRFRLWNPLTGFISGNSPCLRINAHNVFGFGYDESSDSYKVMTVIRDSSGTVTAQVYSFRGSSWKMVNSFPAFPFSDEDIGHFIGGTLNWLGLRNPHGGDWDAVTLDMLMIVSFDLKSDTHKQILLPKGIDEISSKDPTLGVWGNSLYLLHDYNNTHFIAWQMKEFGDENSWTQLLKISFHYLGVERLLFPEFIFENGNIFMLRGLAKFMSL from the exons ATGGCGGCTCAACACCCAACAGCGGCGCTCGTCTTGTGTGAAGTGGTGATGGAGATCCTCTCTTGGATTCCTGCAAAGCCTGTCACGCGCCTGAAGCTTGTGTGCAAGTCATGGAACTCCATCATCTCCCACCCTCACTTCGTCAAACTTCACCTTCACCGTTCACCCAATAATGCCATCCTCCTGTCTACGCGAACACCACCTTTCCccgagaaagaaagaaaacagggCTTAGTGTTGAGTAGCGTTGAATCTTTCATCCAAAATCCATCATCTACTTTTGATGCTCAAGAGAATCGCCACTCTCTACACGTACAAGACTGGGTTTTGGGTTCATGCAACGGGTTGGTTTGTGTGGCCCATATTCTATACAAGAACCATATTTGCGATATCCGGTTTCGTTTATGGAACCCTCTCACAGGGTTTATTTCAGGGAACTCGCCTTGCTTACGTATCAATGCGCATAATGTTTTTGGGTTTGGGTATGATGAGTCAAGTGACAGTTACAAGGTAATGACTGTCATTCGGGATTCTTCTGGAACAGTAACTGCCCAAGTTTATAGCTTCCGTGGCAGTTCTTGGAAGATGGTCAACAGTTTTCCTGCTTTTCCGTTTTCTGATGAAGATATTGGCCACTTCATCGGTGGCACTCTTAATTGGCTAGGTCTCCGTAACCCGCATGGAGGTGATTGGGATGCTGTTACACTTGATATGTTAATGATTGTTTCTTTTGACCTGAAATCGGATACACATAAACAGATTCTGCTTCCAAAGGGTATCGATGAGATCTCCAGTAAAGATCCAACTTTGGGAGTTTGGGGAAATAGCCTGTATCTTCTTCATGATTACAATAACACTCATTTTATTGCATGGCAAATGAAGGAGTTTGGAGATGAAAATTCTTGGACTCAATTGCTAAAGATTAGTTTTCACTATCTCGGTGTTGAAAGGCTATTATTCCCGGAGTTTATATTTGAGAATGGAAATATCTTCATGTTGAGAG GCCTAGCAAAGTTCATGTCATTGTGA